Proteins found in one Deltaproteobacteria bacterium genomic segment:
- a CDS encoding DNA methyltransferase: protein MALGRVGEYQIIYADPPWFYRDRKCGSSKFGLGSVGTYGCLETERICKIPVGDWVASNSVLLLWTTWPHLLSAREVIDAWGFTYVTLGFLWVKTNKNSGTPFFGPGFYSKSNSEPCLLAKRGSGVRPVTNSISQIVEVPGEMVVAPARVGKHSEKPAAVRNRIVELFGDVPRLEMFARERASGWDAWGNEIDPLDALDVPDV, encoded by the coding sequence ATGGCCTTGGGACGAGTAGGGGAATACCAGATCATCTACGCGGATCCCCCTTGGTTTTACCGAGACCGGAAGTGTGGTTCTTCCAAGTTTGGACTCGGGTCCGTGGGCACGTATGGGTGCCTGGAAACCGAAAGAATCTGCAAGATTCCTGTGGGGGATTGGGTGGCTTCGAACTCGGTGCTGCTGCTGTGGACTACTTGGCCCCACCTGCTCTCCGCCCGGGAAGTGATTGATGCTTGGGGCTTCACCTATGTAACCCTCGGGTTCCTGTGGGTAAAGACCAACAAGAACTCAGGTACCCCGTTCTTCGGGCCGGGGTTCTACTCGAAGTCCAACTCCGAGCCGTGCCTGCTGGCCAAGAGGGGGAGCGGGGTTCGTCCGGTCACGAACAGCATCTCGCAGATTGTGGAGGTCCCCGGAGAGATGGTTGTGGCTCCGGCCCGGGTCGGCAAGCACAGCGAGAAGCCAGCGGCAGTGCGGAACCGCATCGTTGAACTGTTTGGGGACGTTCCCCGCCTGGAGATGTTCGCCCGGGAGAGGGCTTCAGGGTGGGACGCATGGGGGAACGAGATCGATCCTCTGGACGCTTTGGATGTGCCCGATGTTTGA